AACTTTATAAATAGAATAACATACACAAAGCATCAAGTAGAACTCTAGTTACCCATCAAACCAAGAACAATCCACAAACAGAATTTGTCATCCAAAAAGGTTGAGGCCACACATCTATAGAGATGACAGTTTTTACCCTAGAAAACGGGTCCCACCTCACCCAGCCCCGTATGGGAAAAGATTCCCTAAAATATGGGAGGATGGGGatggaaacaaaaacaaatcccAGCAAAAGGGAACAGGACAGATATCTCCCCACCGCACCTAAGCTAAACACAATTGTATACCTTTCTTGGCAAAAACAAcgtgaaaatattattatactgTTTTTTCACAcatgtgaaattgaaattgatatttGCATTTTTATTCGATTAATTAAATAACCACCTATATGTATTTGAgcttcaatatattttttttccattctctcttttctctcctaaaattaatttaactataCACAGCTGGTCAAAGCTCAGGAGGGTGCAGTTTGGCACAATGAGTAATCAGAAGGGGATGACCTCCCAGCACCAGTCCAGTCAAACCAAAAAACCTACAGCATCTGCTGCCGGGGATGAATATTTCCCTGAGGGTAGGAATGGGGATTCCCTATCATCACCATAGTGGGTCTGGGGATTGGAAATTTGGCCCGGCCTTGTTGCCATTTCTACACATCAGCGACTAATAATAAACGAACCAGTTGTTATCTTAAAAAGTGCAAGCCTATTCAATTTGGGGagtgaattatttaatttatacattataaaattaacttcaaatattcaatttacaACTAAATGCAACCTCAACATTAAGAAATCAATCTCACAttgaacaataaattaaaaaaataaaactaatgaaCCCCTATATTAGCACTTAAGCAGAAGCTGAGCCTCGACTTAATCAGGAAACTGAAAATCAATCTTAATCACTAATACCACAAACTAACAATCAtactttcataaaaaaaaaataataacaatacataggaaaaaaaaaaggattagaTCATACGCAATATTTGTATCAGAGAAACCAATTGTCATTTTCAGTTCTTcgattaaacaataaaaaatcatcaacaaacaaACGGATTTCAACAGAGCACATATATGAGTTCTCATTGCAGCAGAATATACATATGGGAATTCTCATATTCTTAATCTGAACGACAACAACACGAATACAATTCTTACCAAGTACGAGAACCAGGCCCGTAGTTCTTGGGGTGAGAATTCCAAACGTTGGAGTGACCCATGATTAGCTCTAGCTTCTTCAAGAGAGTCGAAGGCTGCTGCGCAGAGAACTACAAATTGAAAACCCTGGAAAATTGCTGAGTAGATATAAGTCTGAACAAAAGTGAATATTTATAGCGATGTCACAAACCCTAGATTTCTATTGTGAACATGGTGCGTATTACGCATACTAATGAGGTGACGTGGCTTGTAATTGTGATTGGGCCGATCTAAGGGTGTAGAAATAGCCGTACCTCGCTTTAGTCATCCAAGCCAGCCCAAATAGCTCAGCCCGTTGGTTGACACGACATGGGCCATAGGCATCttgcaaattaaaattatcatttgagtttaaattaaaattataaactaataatattgTAACCAATGTCTCTTAATCTTATAAATACGAAGGATTGGTTGAAGGAAGAAGGGGAGAGAAAGAGAGCTAACAATAGAGAGAAGTCAGATATCTAATATGTCCTAAATTAGGTGAGGACAGTTTCCAATACCTTATCTGAAATTGAGTCATTCTTCAAAAGTAATTAATATCATAACCgtgatgtaaatttttaaacatcggataaatccatattaaaaaataaattcatatccAACTTTTTCTTTGCATATATTTTATACCACTATAATCGATATTAAGATTTATTAATAGATTTTCAttataatactatgtatacaaataatcacataataacatatcattgtttatatttattgcttacatacatagttttattgttaaacacTGCACAAAGCTCTATTAGATAAATTACAGTTGATCATATAActtaaaacatttattaattatctctTTGTTAAAAGTTACAGTATAAAACTTCAAACGTTTTAATAGTTTGTTGATATAATACTTGAATTGAGACACGAAGTCACTAGTTCAAACAACAAACAAGCTCTCAAATTACTCAAGTTCAAGCTCGAATCGGCAATAACTGAGTCAAACATGACTCAGCTCATTTGCAGCCCTATGCATGAGGGATCAAGTGATCAGCCTTACAAAAATCCTTCCATTTCAAATTACCATGCCAGCCAACATAAGCTAATTTATCAAAGTTACAATTCTATAAACGTAACATATAATTGATGTACAGTTTTATCAATCTGGTCGACGTTACTTgagtttttcattaaatttttttaattggtattTGGCTATTTCAATATTTGTCTATTACCAAAATTTTGTAGCTCCCTGTACATCGCATGTCCGTTGCTCACAGTCCAGCTTACCCCACCTTGCATCAACTCGCTCACAGGGGAAAACCAGTTTGCCTAAGCTGTTTAAATCACCCAACGTTAACACTAATAAGTGATTCAGTTGAAATACAGTTCAGGTTTATAATATGGTATACACCTTcaatttagaaaaacaaaagtttatcAGCAAGAAAATAGAGACAGAGTTACCTTCTATTAACCACATTATGCACATGACATAACCACTGAGAGAACTCAGAATGAGATCCGGCCTGTACAGGATTTGCTCTGTCGTAGGGGATTCAAACATGCGTCCATCAGTATTTGAAAAAGAAGGTAAAAAGGATCATTTAtattagagtaatactatatgtaccaattataaatactaaatgacatattatcatatgattgagtaatttaaCTGTTTCACTTACTTACGTCATAATATGTTAGTTTGTTTGTACTCAGTAGTATCCAACCATTTATACATgtagtattattgtttttattcttcaaaatagACTTTAGAATGTCTGTCCACTAATTTAATtcacaaatattttattgattgatattATGAGTTTGAGTGTTTGACCATAGTTATATTACTTAGGGTTCttgttttaaatcatatttcttttgattcccacagataaaaattttagtggGGGTGCAGGATTGTGGTTATCAGACAGAAAATGGACTCGCATTTAAGACTAGAAAATCCATCAATAGAGAGAGGGAGGTGAAAAGAGATACACTGCACCTTAGGACTTCTTTGAAGTGATCTGCACACTCTTTGCATGGGTACATCCGAGATAATATAGCCATCTGCAAGCCAAATATGATCCTTTCAGTTAGTCTAAATAGGCAGTAAAAACATTCAGTCACTTTTACTATAAATCCAGTTTTAAATCTCCAAATAGTTTACTGGTGTCAAGCCTACAATTAAAACACACATGCAAGAATTATGTCCAAATAAATTAAGCTGACTAAACTTGACCTCAGCATCAGCTGCTAAAGTCTGAAGCTGTAATAAATTAGGTCAAGTGAATGACAGGATGCTCTATAAGAATCGGCCCAAATTTAGTCCCAAACCTGAAAGACCCTACTTGTGCTGCAGCACTACTTTATGCTGTCTAAGGGTTTTTCAGACAACCCTTCTAACTTATTCTAAAGTGCTTTAAGCAAGTTCACCAGAAGGTTATTGGCATCATGAACTGCTCTCACTGCCAACTGATAATTCCAATAAAGCTGCAAAGCTTCATCTTTTATCTTTCTGTTTGAAGTCTAATTTTCAAATACTTCTAGGACTTGTTTTTCCTGCATTGTTAGTGGAGTGGAAATGGTAATATATTCATAAGGACAAAATTTGGTTAGAGAATTATATTGAAGTGGTCATACTTGTGAATGGCCTTTCAGTATCAGAGTGTCAGAAAGCATCATACCAGTTCTTTTACATCCTTCTTTTGTTGTCTTGTTGGTTTTTCTGGATActgaaacaataacaaaattattttttaaaaaatcttctATTTACATAAGCAACAATGTAATTCATAATAgaaaaagatgattatgatgTGATTTGATCATCATGAGTAGTAAAGCTACATCAAGAATTTTCCCGTCTACTTACGATGATGTTGTTTTGAAAGCAGCATTTGATGTTAAGAAGAACCAAGCAGAGTCCAGGAAGACAATCTTcatattaatacaatattacaATACTCTAAGATTAAGAAAtacatagataaaaataaattttgttgagACGAAACTATTTATTCCATTTTATTCTGTCATCTATCAGCAAAGGAATGGCTTTTAGAGGTCTAtgcaaaaacaaatgaaaatttcttttatgcTGTCAGGTGATAGATCCATGTGTCAAGTTTTGTCACAGTGATGCATTACATGACAATAATAAATCATCTGAGAAGCAAAACCCAATTAAGGATTTCACACACAAAGAATTAGATTTTATAGATGAGTATCAAAAGGAAAAGATCAAAAAGTTGTCACATTGTTGCTTTTATGAAAGAGGAATACAGGGAAGTTTTAAAAGTCAAGTTGTTTCCTTTTCCCCGTCAATAAGAAAAATTACCTTTACAACAGGGTATGAGCAAAAGAAGCTGGAACTATGAAGaaggtgaaaaaagaaaaagtgataATAAAGAAAAGCAATCACAAGCCTCTAACATCCATAATTCTCGTAAACAGGATTCAGGAAGAAAACCAACAGAAAAAAGAGCAAGATGCGAAAAACGATGGTAAGACCTGAGCAGCAAGAGCATGAAGAAAAGTCCAAGTTGCTCTCCCAAGCTCTTCTTTGGTCACGGGAGCGGCAGAGCTTCCCTGAAAATAGCAATTAATCAAACAAGTGCACCATTAAAAGTCATAGAGTATATATAGACTCAccaagttgataaaaatcctcAAACAtttttgcaatcaaacaatatcTAAGAACAGGAAATCCATATAGTTGTATGTGATTAAAGATCTCCCTATCTCTCCATCCACATGGTTATATATCATACCACAAAAAATCCATTTCTTCTTCAGCTATTTTGTGATAAGCTCTGCTCTATAGATGGCTCAAAGGAAAAGTCAAAGTAGAAAATAATATACTGTCACATTTTTCTAGTATCTAGTCCCTATTTACAACAAAAGATTTGCAATGGCCACACAACCATCCAAAAATGAACAGAGATTTTTCCCACAAATGTGTAAGAAACAgtaaacatttttaattctctcaggataatattaaaaaaaaaatcagaaggATTACTTTTCCTTTCAGCTACCAATGAAGCACAGACAAGACCAACTGGTATTTTGATTAACAAGACTGTAAAatcaatctctcaatctcaaactAACTTTCCACTGAAAGCACAAAAAGCACTATCTCCCATAATCCAACCACGTGTTTCTAAGCGAATTCCGCTTCGTTTTATTTCTCCAAACCCTGTCATTTTGTTGTTAACAGAAACAATGGCCACCAAAATATGCCATCTATTTGtcaattaaagtttaaaatcgCATTCAGGAATTACCTTCCATCTTCTTTTGATTCAAAAGAATAGCAAAAATAGAAGCTCTAGCATGTGAGAAacattatatatacacattttccTCTAATTCCCGTCCCTATTCAGACATTTAGCCAActataatgaatttaatttctatatttaaaatctcatcAAACAGGTAACCATCCTTGCATATAAAGCAATCAAATCCTATAAATTCAGATACCAAATCACCCCATCAATTCAATGAAGACTCTCCACTCAGGACTTACAGCAAACACTTAATAAGCATAAACCCTTTGGCATACCAAACAACCCCAAAACGACATGATGGGAAAAGGGGAAgtaaatgttattatatataggCAAGTAGGCTAGCATGTACCTTCAGAAGAATCTGATGGGTGGGGTCCTTGTTCTGTTTTCCGAGTGATGGAGAGGCAGAGAGGAAAGGCTCCTTCTGATTGGTGAATGATGGTAGTGATGGTGACGAGTGACGTTGAATGAAATTAGAGAGATGGGTTTGAACACAATTTTTCACCTTTTGGAAGTTTTGAAAGCATATCTGTAATGGATGATTTTCAGCCATTTTCAGAGAGGGTGAAATGGCGGGAAGACGAAAGATTGGTTGATCCGTTACcgtattgtatttattatttattcttttttattaatttatcaaatttcctcaaaaataataattcaacattatttcctaatttttaatactttatttattttatctatccTTTTGTATGAAAATACTTGGGTAAATAAGTGACATCTACGCCGATCCgattattaaaacattgttaaatGGTTGTTAGTATGATTCTGCTGTAATTTGGGTTAGGAGCACTACATTTCTATATGAATTATGCGAAAACAAAAAGTTactataaattgaaataataaaattatgggcCAAAgattttctatcaaattttacCCTAATCTAAATAACACATtcataatagataaaaattttgaacactCACTCACCCATGAACTAactcttattaaaattttcattagagacaaaaataaaattattattttacccttaaaccTTTCTACCCTACaaatttatgtcattttgtatcatttatttagaaaactaataacccccgttattaaaatttaaaaatttgcatTTACCTCAAGGGTAATTTCTTCCATCTTCGACGATCAATTATCGTTCTCACCATTAGCTGACCTCCCAACCATCTTCTTCTCTCCCAACCAACATTTGCCTTCGTCCGATGAAATCATTCCAGTGGGAACATCAAGGAAGGGAGATGAAGATGGTGGGAATATTAGCTGATAGTAAGAACAACATTCGGTCgttgaaaatggaagaaaaaatcCTATgagggaaaatgttgttttttaaagtttaatttataggagaaattgtaagttttttaaaataagaaggGAAAATGACAGAGTGtttaaagttttagggtttaatggtaaaataacaatttaaccttaaactctaatagaaaattttaacaaaaattaatctatgAGTAGGTGTTTCAGTTTTTTAATTAGCATGCGTATGCttttaaaattagactaaaacttgagtggaaaatagtgtTTTACtctaaaattatgtgtataactttatacataattttataattgaatgctagtttatttttaatttttaactttctaatcatatagtttatttaacatttaaaaataataataataaatattgagagaaaaatgataataaataataagtaaataaaaataaaaattaatataattaaatgagttTAACAAGGTGAGCTTAATATattgtcataaaaaatttaacttatatttttttataccacTTAAACTATATCttagaagtaaaattttaatttttttaaatttaaaaatttctcatttcaACTAAATTTGcctgaaatatatatatatatatatatattatatatatatatatatatatatatatatatatatatatatatatatatatatttatttatttatttatttatttatttatttatttatttgattatgaaaAGACCTTGTAAACATTGGAACTTAAGCTTCCATGGCGGCGGATATGTAGGGCTGGATCCAAGCCGAGTCGAGCTCAGCTCGAGTTCGATTTggctaatttttcatatcaaaacgacatcgtttttaatatatatggatcaaaatgacgtcgttttgtataaaaaaattttaaaaaaatctacctaATTAAtccgagctagctcgagctcggctcgaatcgaGCAGAGTCCGACTCGTTTCGGACTTGAACCGAACAGAgctcggctcgtttcgggctcgaaccaagccgagctcaagctcgagctggctcggctcggctcgagtccagccctaactAAAAGGGAGATCAATTGACTCcctttaactttttaaaaagtttataaatttacaaaaatttaaatttgacttttttaatttagaaaaaaactataatttatgtgtggtttaataaatttatcaatagaTGAATAATAGTTTAATTGTTTATACgaatagatataaattaaatcaaatttaaatatttttttatttgagttcagttaaaataaaaaataatttagttttagtttGACTCGAGTTTGTCAAGCTAAAATTTAAGGTGATTTGAGatcagtttgaaaaaaaaaagttttatttgattcagtttaaatttaaaatttgaataatgcaTCGAATatatggtttgaatttatggtttatttataaaacaatattgttttacttattatttgagtaaaataatatcattttgtcaataaactatgaatttgaattaagaatctaaattataaatttaagccatcgatttaaactatgaattcatATCGAACTTAAGCCATAAGTCTAAACTAcatatttgaactataaattccAGTGAAACTTGAGTCGAATAcctaaactcaagtttgacttaatttaaaaaatgaatcgaatttttgtatttgcatttgatttgaactaaatgaatttgagttaaatcaaactaaattgaacaaATTTTTGAAATCGGACTAAATCGATTCAAATCCAATCATAATTGCttatataaagaataatatatttaataatttggtaataaaattattttataatatttaaaaaaataaaattatgttaataataatattaaaaatatcggttaataaatattttattgatttagatatttttttttattttaacgtaaaatttactttattattttaactgtAACCCTCTAAAATTTCCTTCTGGTCCGCCACTCCCACTGACTACCAATTGTCCCTTGTGAACGAGAAATTGACAATGTGTGCAAATTCAACCTCACGTTTTGCTGACAAAAGAGTAGAGACGGAGACTGGAACGAGTCATATCATGCACGCAATCCAATGAAACTCGCTCATTCACCCCACGTCTCAAGGGCCATCTTCTTCAATCTCAGTTGTAATAATCCCCACCTGCATCCACAGCGCGTATGATAACAAGCCCTCTTCGTCAACGCCCTGATATTTTTCTCCAACAACCCATGAGACTATCAATAGAGAATCTTTTTCAGCGTTAAACATGCACCACTCTTTGACAAGACGAACGTGCTGATGAAGTTTCTAACTTTGACTATGGCTTTAGTTTCAAACGAGGACTAAATGTGCAGAACTGGTGTAGGTGGAGATCTACATCCTCTGTTCAATGAAGCGAAACGAAATTCAAGGCATGCAAGCACGACCCTTTTCAGTGATTCGTCAAAAGAGGTAGTTTCTTAATACAGATTTGTAGATTTTGGTGTTTATTGCTTTATGGGTTTGAAGAAACTACCGCCGTAAACCTCAAAGATATGATTTATATGATTAGTTGAATTGCTTATTGATCACGTTTTGGTTTGGCTTCTCTACCTTCTCTGACTGGATGGGTGAAGAAGGGATGGCAAGTGATGTACAAGAAAAGGCTGCCAAGACAAGGCCAAAGTTAACTATACTGCCTCTTAttgctttaatattttatgaggTATCTGGGGGTCCTTTTGGTGTTGAGGATTCAGTGAAGGCAGGAGGTGGCCCTCTTTTATCTCTGCTTGGTTTCTTGATATTCCCTTTGTTTTGGAGTATCCCAGAAGCTTTAGTCACAGCTGAGCTTGCAACAAGTTTCCCAGAAAATGGTGGCTATGTTATCTGGATTGCTTCAGCTTTTGGTCCCTTCTGGGGTTTCCAAGAAGGGTTCTGGAAATGGTTTAGTGGGGTGATGGACAATGCCCTTTATCCTGTGTTGTTCTTGGATTACTTGAAGCATTCATTTCCAGTCTTTAACCAGTTAACTGCTCGAATTCCAGCTCTTTTAGGGATTACAATCTTgttaacatatttgaattacAGAGGTCTGCATATTGTTGGGTTTTCAGCCGTTTCCCTTGCAGTATTTTCACTTTGCCCATTTGTAGTAATGGCTGTTCTTTCAATTCCTCGGATAAAGCCTCAGCGGTGGCTAGTTGTGAATTTTAAGAAGGTGGATTGGAGGGGTTTCTTCAATAGTATGTTCTGGAATTTGAATTATTGGGACAAGGCCAGTACTCTGGCAGGGGAGGTTGAAAATCCAAGTAAAACATTCCCCAAAGCACTTCTTGGAGCAGTGATTTTGGTTATTTCTTCATATTTAATCCCACTGCTTGCTGGGACGGGGGCTTTAAGCACTCAGTCCAGTGAGTGGAGTGATGGTTATTTTGCAGAAGTTGGTATGTTGATTGGTGGGTTTTGGCTCAAATGGTGGATTCAGGCAGCTGCTGCAATGTCTAATTTGGGGTTGTTTGAGGCAGAAATGAGTGCTGATGCTTTTCAACTTCTTGGAATGAGTGAGTTGGGCATGCTCCCCAGTATATTTGCTTCAAGGTAGTTATTTTACTTGTAATTGGCTAATCGCAGACTTGATCAAGAACATTCTGACTGTAGGATTACTGACATGGCTGTTGCATTCAAATGCTTTTTGCAGGTCGAAACATGGGACTCCAACTGTTAGCATTCTTTGTTCAGCTACTGGAGTCATTTTCTTGTCATGGATGAGTTTCCAGGAAATCCTGGAATTTCTGAATTTCTTGTATGCTATAGGGATGCTTCTTGAGTTTGCAGCTTTTATAAGATTAAGAATAAAGAAACCAGATCTTTATAGACCATATAGAGTTCCTTTGCACACTTTTGGAGTATCGATGCTTTGCCTGCCACCCGCAGTTTTACTCATTCTGGTTATGTGTCTTGCTTCTCTAAGGACATTTTTAGTAAGTGGTGCAGTTATTGTGCTGGGGTTCTTCTCATATCCGACTCTAGTTCATGCAAAGAATCGGAATTGGGCTCGATTTGATACAGAACCACCAGTTGCTCCTCCTCCTGCCAACCCAGAAGGTGCTTTAGTAGTTTCACAACCTTATCCGGGGGCTGATGAGGCTTCAGTCAGCCTTCTCTCAGACTTGTCATCTGTGAAAATAGAGGAAGCGGGTTCGGAAATTATATCAGGAGGAGACTTGAAAGCAGAGTAAAAAGCAATTGCTTTTAATTGTATGAATGTATCAGATTGTCAATAATCTAAAGATATACATGGGCACCATTCTTGATTACATGCAACGCCATTTTTCAAATCTGAGATTACAGTTCTCAGCTTTTCAATATGTTGGTCTTGTTTTAAAGAGCAATCTTTGGAGCCATGCCTGAGCTTTAGGGTCAAATTCTACACTTAGAGGAGATATTTAGGCTAGTTCCCAGCCATTGTTGGCAGTGGTTGGCTGGTAACTATTGGGcagttttgatattttgtatttttataaaattttaattattttattaatatgatttcTAAAGTCAATTATAAATTAGAATGTGTTTCACCAAACACATTTGATTGGTTACAGAATAAATGAGTGCTGTAATCATTACACCATTTTGAGCTGTGATTCAGTGGAGAAAACCACGCAGGTGAATCACTGATTAACcgtaaaaataatttatctgaAGTGATAATTGATGTCAGCAGAAACTGAAAATAATGAGATTGAcattgaaccaaatttttgaGGAGGAGATTAACACGGGATAAAATTGGAAACGACAAAATCAGTGCAAGGAGGGGCTTGCGGAGAGGATATCAACATGGAATAGAgccaaaaaagacaaaattaatgTCTAAAGGAGTTGgaataattagaataatattggAAAAAGGGTGTCAAGAGAAGATCGGGCGAACAAGGTTTGTGTAGTCTGAGAATGGGATTTTTTCTGAACCctatactttttttatatttctttttagaAAAGTCACTTTAATCACTTTGCAAAATGAAAACCGACATAATTACTGTTATATTTTTAGcctttgagttaaaaaaaacaaactcaCTTTTAAACAATTGATCGGTTCTAACTATTGGTCCGATCGATCTGATAGGAGAATGATTTGGACCGGGGCCATGAACGGGGCTTAACCTGATATGATTATTAAAACTTTGTCTTTCATATGTAATCTTTTTCAAATGACTGAAGGACCCGTCCGATTTTGTTGGATAAATAAACAGCGACCGAATCTACTGCTGTTACACTTTATTAATACGAAAAAACAACCGGATGATGTCGGTCTCCTTCAGACACGGCCCTTGTCCTGTCTGCTAACAGCGTAAACGGATGAAAACGAAGGTAAAATAAGGGGAATCTGACCAAACAGGCCCTTTAAAAATTCGCATTACAACCTCAAAAATGCGCACGTGTGTTGAATCCTGAAGAGAGTGAAAGTCTTTTAGATAATCTCTGTTTGGTCTGTTTCTGTTAAACATAACATTGACAGTCTTTAGATAATCTCTCTTCAGAAACTACAGACAAAGAATCGGTCATCAAgaaacttattaaattaaagaaacaaaaaggacAAATTCCACCTATCTTGGTACGTATCTCTCACTTaatcttctttcattttcaattcattGTTTGGGTTTGTGATTCCCATCGAAATGTCAAATGGGGTTTCGTTGATTTTGGGAATCAGTGCTTCAATTTGTCAATTTCGTTTTTGGTacctttttctttgaaaatttggtgTTCTTGTAgtttatgtgtatttattttttattttagttttagcGATTTATGAAATGCTCTAAGCTTAAactttttttgggtttttttacGTCTTTGTACATAATGATGCTTTTGCATTGATGGAGGTGTATTTGTTTTGCAGATTGTCTCCTCAGTTTGggattagggtttttaattcTGAGTTGAAGACA
This region of Mangifera indica cultivar Alphonso unplaced genomic scaffold, CATAS_Mindica_2.1 Un_0123, whole genome shotgun sequence genomic DNA includes:
- the LOC123207954 gene encoding probable polyamine transporter At3g19553 — its product is MGEEGMASDVQEKAAKTRPKLTILPLIALIFYEVSGGPFGVEDSVKAGGGPLLSLLGFLIFPLFWSIPEALVTAELATSFPENGGYVIWIASAFGPFWGFQEGFWKWFSGVMDNALYPVLFLDYLKHSFPVFNQLTARIPALLGITILLTYLNYRGLHIVGFSAVSLAVFSLCPFVVMAVLSIPRIKPQRWLVVNFKKVDWRGFFNSMFWNLNYWDKASTLAGEVENPSKTFPKALLGAVILVISSYLIPLLAGTGALSTQSSEWSDGYFAEVGMLIGGFWLKWWIQAAAAMSNLGLFEAEMSADAFQLLGMSELGMLPSIFASRSKHGTPTVSILCSATGVIFLSWMSFQEILEFLNFLYAIGMLLEFAAFIRLRIKKPDLYRPYRVPLHTFGVSMLCLPPAVLLILVMCLASLRTFLVSGAVIVLGFFSYPTLVHAKNRNWARFDTEPPVAPPPANPEGALVVSQPYPGADEASVSLLSDLSSVKIEEAGSEIISGGDLKAE
- the LOC123207958 gene encoding FAD-linked sulfhydryl oxidase ERV1-like; the encoded protein is MAENHPLQICFQNFQKVKNCVQTHLSNFIQRHSSPSLPSFTNQKEPFLSASPSLGKQNKDPTHQILLKGSSAAPVTKEELGRATWTFLHALAAQYPEKPTRQQKKDVKELMAILSRMYPCKECADHFKEVLRANPVQAGSHSEFSQWLCHVHNVVNRSLGKLVFPCERVDARWGKLDCEQRTCDVQGATKFW